A genomic region of Gimesia chilikensis contains the following coding sequences:
- a CDS encoding dipeptidase yields the protein MLIFDAHLDMAWNACEWNRDLELPVSEIRKFERQFENIIPGEATVSWHALRKGGVGMTISTLLPRLHRKDAALTHYQSREAAYGVAMGQLAYYRAMVEKGVLREIPDSNTLKSHVEEWEANEAAAREEGSTIPIGFILSMEGAPPILSPGQIEHWFDAGLRILGPAHYGPGPYCYGTGSTGGLKEEGPALLKEMDRVGMLLDVTHLADQSFWEALEIFQGPVLASHHNCRALVDADRQLTDDQIKALIERGAVIGCAFDNWMIKPGWTIGVSDPKTTSVEDIANHTDHICQLAGNAKHCGMGTDLDGGFGKEQTPHDLDTIADLEMYASILEKRGYSEADVKGIMSQNFIDFFLKALPAG from the coding sequence ATGCTGATTTTTGACGCCCACCTTGATATGGCCTGGAATGCCTGTGAATGGAACCGTGACCTGGAACTACCGGTCAGCGAAATTCGTAAATTTGAACGACAGTTCGAAAACATTATTCCCGGCGAAGCCACGGTTTCCTGGCATGCACTTCGCAAAGGGGGCGTGGGAATGACCATCTCCACGTTGCTGCCCCGCCTGCACCGCAAGGATGCGGCACTGACACATTATCAGTCCCGCGAAGCCGCCTATGGGGTCGCCATGGGACAGCTGGCCTATTATCGAGCCATGGTGGAGAAGGGGGTTCTGCGGGAAATTCCAGACAGTAATACACTGAAAAGTCACGTCGAGGAGTGGGAAGCCAACGAGGCAGCTGCCCGCGAAGAAGGCAGCACGATTCCCATCGGGTTCATTCTGAGTATGGAAGGGGCTCCGCCGATCCTCTCACCCGGTCAGATCGAACACTGGTTCGATGCCGGCCTGCGGATTCTGGGCCCCGCACATTATGGCCCTGGTCCGTACTGCTACGGAACGGGCAGTACCGGTGGTCTCAAAGAGGAAGGCCCCGCACTGTTGAAAGAGATGGATCGGGTCGGCATGTTGCTGGACGTAACCCACCTGGCTGATCAGTCCTTCTGGGAAGCTCTGGAGATTTTCCAGGGACCTGTGCTGGCCAGTCATCATAACTGCCGTGCGCTGGTGGATGCGGATCGTCAGCTGACCGATGACCAGATCAAAGCCCTGATCGAACGTGGAGCCGTCATTGGCTGTGCTTTCGATAACTGGATGATCAAACCAGGCTGGACAATCGGCGTTTCTGACCCCAAGACGACCTCCGTCGAAGATATCGCCAACCATACCGACCACATCTGTCAGCTGGCAGGTAATGCAAAGCATTGCGGGATGGGAACTGACCTCGACGGTGGTTTCGGCAAAGAACAGACGCCACACGATCTGGATACGATTGCGGACCTTGAGATGTACGCCAGTATCCTGGAAAAGCGGGGCTACAGCGAGGCGGACGTCAAAGGCATTATGTCGCAGAACTTTATCGATTTCTTCCTGAAAGCACTGCCAGCCGGCTAA
- the dprA gene encoding DNA-processing protein DprA, with amino-acid sequence MPAESSESDQLLLDQIQLNLIQGVGPRIRRSLLDQFGTPSQILNAPRQDLLNVPGIGEKLANAIIYRTSKSTAEEELQRCRAAGYQLLFEESDAYPSLLREMPDPPALLYCQGEILPEDELAVAIVGSRKCTHYGLQQAEKMAAALARAGVTVVSGLARGIDQAAHRGALKAGGRTIAVMATGLSHIYPPEHRELSEQVSAQGALVTEFPLDQAPVAGLFPQRNRIISGLSMGVLLIEAGRKSGALHTARHAYEQGRDVFAVPGRIDHPASAGCHDLIRDGAMLVRSVEDVLEGLSPAKTPVKVSENREVHTPRELSLSDFERDVLNLVTLEPQHLNEIVQSSNLDSSRILSTLTVLEMRKVVKRLPGGFLVRATG; translated from the coding sequence ATGCCAGCCGAATCCTCTGAATCAGACCAGTTACTGCTGGATCAGATCCAGCTTAATCTGATTCAGGGAGTCGGACCGCGCATTCGGCGTTCCCTGCTGGATCAGTTTGGAACACCCAGTCAAATCTTAAATGCCCCTCGACAGGATCTGCTGAACGTACCGGGAATCGGCGAAAAGCTGGCCAACGCCATCATCTATCGTACCTCCAAATCGACGGCTGAAGAAGAACTGCAGCGCTGTCGCGCCGCAGGATACCAGCTGCTGTTTGAAGAGTCAGATGCTTACCCATCCCTCTTAAGGGAGATGCCCGATCCCCCTGCCCTGCTCTACTGCCAAGGAGAGATCCTGCCCGAAGACGAACTGGCGGTTGCGATTGTCGGTTCACGAAAGTGTACGCATTACGGGTTGCAGCAGGCCGAAAAAATGGCAGCCGCCCTGGCCCGTGCTGGTGTGACAGTAGTGAGTGGACTGGCACGGGGCATTGATCAGGCCGCTCATCGGGGCGCTCTCAAAGCCGGAGGCCGAACGATCGCCGTTATGGCAACCGGGCTCTCCCATATTTATCCTCCCGAGCATCGCGAACTATCCGAGCAGGTCTCCGCACAAGGGGCCCTGGTAACCGAGTTTCCTCTCGACCAGGCTCCCGTGGCCGGACTGTTTCCACAGCGTAACCGGATTATCAGCGGACTGTCGATGGGCGTGCTGTTGATTGAAGCGGGCCGTAAAAGTGGCGCCCTGCATACAGCCCGACATGCTTACGAACAGGGGCGAGACGTATTCGCTGTTCCGGGACGAATAGATCACCCGGCGAGTGCCGGCTGTCATGATCTGATTCGCGATGGCGCCATGCTTGTCCGCAGCGTGGAGGATGTACTGGAAGGCTTGAGTCCCGCTAAAACTCCGGTGAAGGTCTCAGAAAACCGCGAAGTGCATACGCCGCGCGAACTCTCTCTGAGCGATTTTGAACGGGATGTGCTGAATTTGGTCACACTCGAGCCGCAGCATTTGAATGAAATCGTGCAATCCAGTAATCTCGACTCGTCCCGCATTCTCTCCACCTTGACGGTTCTGGAAATGCGGAAGGTCGTGAAACGTCTGCCGGGCGGGTTTCTTGTCAGAGCCACCGGCTGA
- a CDS encoding sulfatase family protein translates to MFNGSLWLRLLFCLTLAFNLIPTSAAQSAENSKRPNILFAIADDWGWPHAGAYGDPVVKTSTFDRLAREGVLFQNAYVSSPSCTPSRGAILTGKYHWQLDAGANLHCIFPDRLTTYPEILKSHGYTVGHTGKAWGPGRTETRSRELAGKRFKNFQDFLNQRDGVEPFCFWLGSSDPHRPYAPGSGVESGMDLSKIKLPACFPDAEEVRSDVADYYFEVQRFDQLVGDALKLLEEKGELDNTIIFMTGDHGMPFPRGKSCLYDTGTRVPLAARWPSHIQPNRSVTDFVSLIDLAPTFYEAAGVEIPQDVTGKSLMPVLDAPGSGRIVADHAEIFFGKERHVPSQEEPDMGGYPCRAIRTDDFLYIHNYRPDRWPAGTPNYTKAAIPGTWYGDCDNGPTKTYMVTHKDKDAEHRRLYELAFGKLPAEELYDLRNDPDQLQNVAQDPMYQMIKARLAKELHQKLVATHDPRELGQGDELEKHPYLGGGPKHPSLEKKRKKRKQNPVK, encoded by the coding sequence ATGTTTAATGGTTCTCTCTGGCTGCGTCTGTTGTTCTGTCTGACGCTGGCATTTAATCTGATTCCAACTTCCGCAGCTCAGTCTGCAGAAAATTCGAAACGTCCCAATATTCTGTTTGCGATTGCCGACGACTGGGGCTGGCCACATGCCGGTGCTTATGGCGACCCTGTCGTTAAAACTTCCACCTTCGATCGGCTCGCCCGCGAAGGAGTGTTGTTTCAGAATGCTTACGTCTCGTCCCCGTCCTGCACGCCTTCCCGTGGTGCCATTCTAACCGGCAAATATCACTGGCAACTCGATGCGGGAGCGAACCTGCACTGTATTTTTCCGGATCGTCTCACGACGTATCCGGAGATTCTGAAGTCACACGGTTACACCGTAGGACACACGGGGAAAGCCTGGGGACCGGGGCGTACCGAAACCCGCTCCCGCGAACTGGCCGGAAAACGATTCAAAAACTTTCAGGACTTCCTCAATCAGCGGGACGGAGTTGAGCCCTTCTGTTTCTGGTTAGGCAGTAGTGATCCCCACCGCCCGTACGCCCCAGGATCGGGTGTAGAAAGTGGCATGGATTTGAGCAAAATCAAACTGCCCGCCTGTTTTCCTGACGCAGAGGAAGTCCGTAGCGACGTCGCCGACTATTACTTTGAAGTCCAACGGTTCGACCAGCTCGTGGGGGACGCGCTGAAACTGCTGGAAGAAAAAGGCGAACTGGACAATACCATCATTTTCATGACCGGCGACCACGGTATGCCTTTCCCTCGTGGCAAGAGCTGCCTGTATGATACCGGCACCCGCGTTCCCCTGGCGGCGCGCTGGCCCTCTCACATTCAGCCCAATCGGAGTGTGACGGACTTCGTCAGTCTGATTGACCTCGCCCCCACATTCTATGAAGCCGCTGGTGTCGAAATTCCACAGGACGTCACCGGCAAGAGTCTGATGCCTGTTCTGGATGCGCCCGGGTCGGGACGCATCGTAGCTGACCACGCTGAAATCTTCTTTGGTAAGGAGCGACACGTTCCCTCACAGGAAGAACCTGACATGGGAGGCTACCCCTGCCGTGCGATTCGGACGGACGATTTTCTTTATATCCACAATTACCGGCCTGATCGCTGGCCTGCGGGAACACCCAACTACACCAAAGCAGCCATTCCGGGCACCTGGTATGGGGATTGTGACAATGGCCCGACCAAGACCTATATGGTTACCCATAAAGATAAGGATGCGGAACATCGCCGACTGTATGAACTGGCCTTCGGCAAGTTGCCTGCAGAAGAATTATACGATCTGCGGAATGATCCCGATCAGCTACAGAACGTAGCCCAGGATCCCATGTATCAGATGATCAAAGCCAGGCTCGCGAAGGAACTGCATCAAAAGCTGGTTGCCACTCATGACCCCCGCGAACTGGGACAGGGAGACGAACTGGAAAAACATCCCTACCTGGGCGGTGGTCCGAAACACCCGAGCCTGGAAAAGAAACGCAAAAAACGAAAGCAGAATCCGGTGAAATAG
- a CDS encoding class I SAM-dependent methyltransferase, with protein MNQDSADTAPGQAVYTRKMLSIYDIWVLGISNSLIWKCRTKQILHWMNQSLTANHLDVGVGTGYYLEHCTFPSSEVRLGLLDLNPNSLAAAASRSARYQPEVYQADVLAPLPQQSRPFDSVSLNYLLHCLPGDLTSKVKLFDHLGPWLNPGAIISGATILSQGVPRGFSARRLMNFYNRKKIFANTSDSLDELQSQLASRYTDVEVKVTGCVALFRARTPSPD; from the coding sequence ATGAACCAGGACTCTGCAGATACCGCCCCCGGACAGGCGGTCTACACGAGAAAAATGCTTTCTATCTACGATATCTGGGTTCTGGGAATTTCCAACTCCCTGATCTGGAAATGTCGCACCAAACAGATTTTGCACTGGATGAACCAGAGCCTGACGGCCAATCACCTCGATGTCGGCGTGGGCACCGGTTATTATCTGGAGCATTGCACCTTTCCGAGTTCTGAAGTCCGTCTGGGACTTCTGGATTTGAATCCCAACAGTCTGGCGGCCGCCGCCAGTCGGAGCGCACGCTACCAGCCGGAAGTCTATCAGGCCGATGTACTGGCTCCCCTGCCCCAGCAGTCACGCCCTTTCGATTCAGTCAGTCTGAATTATCTGCTGCATTGTCTACCCGGCGATCTGACATCAAAAGTAAAGTTGTTCGATCATCTGGGGCCCTGGTTAAACCCGGGCGCCATCATCTCCGGAGCTACGATTTTGAGTCAGGGAGTCCCGCGAGGCTTTTCGGCCCGACGTCTGATGAACTTTTATAACCGGAAAAAGATCTTCGCAAATACGTCGGACAGTCTGGATGAGTTACAATCCCAACTCGCAAGTCGCTATACTGACGTGGAAGTGAAAGTGACTGGCTGTGTTGCCCTCTTTCGCGCCCGCACACCTTCACCTGATTAA
- a CDS encoding ferritin-like domain-containing protein — protein MEIRAFAERVLLSETLEEKLLPAPEVLTDEHPGDPLRIQEPGRPANLKFAPPRTAPGMPKPSALMEQDKRALAHHIMANHELQALEVMAYILCAFPDAPAEFRQGMCNIMADEQRHTRMHKERASVLGLEFGSLPVNCYIWKKALSYESLLDYLAGLPLTFEGRNLDHTLEFEQYFLDAGDQRSAALMKVVYRDEIQHVAFGLHWLRQLKPDHLSDWETYEQHLHWPVRAALSVGDTFNREGRKETGMTDEFIEQLYQAAQTDQPPNQKPKKLD, from the coding sequence ATGGAAATACGCGCCTTCGCCGAACGGGTTCTTTTGAGTGAGACTCTGGAAGAGAAACTGCTTCCCGCCCCTGAAGTACTGACTGACGAACATCCAGGAGATCCTTTGCGTATTCAGGAACCAGGGCGACCGGCTAACCTGAAGTTCGCTCCCCCGCGAACCGCCCCCGGTATGCCGAAACCCTCTGCTCTGATGGAACAGGACAAGCGGGCCCTGGCACATCACATCATGGCGAATCATGAACTGCAGGCCCTGGAAGTGATGGCCTATATTCTGTGCGCCTTCCCTGATGCCCCGGCAGAGTTTCGCCAGGGAATGTGTAACATCATGGCAGATGAGCAAAGACACACGCGCATGCATAAGGAACGTGCCTCCGTGCTGGGGCTGGAGTTCGGAAGCCTCCCCGTGAACTGCTACATCTGGAAGAAAGCACTGAGTTACGAAAGTCTGCTGGACTATCTCGCCGGTCTGCCACTCACGTTCGAAGGTCGTAATCTGGATCATACCCTGGAATTCGAACAGTATTTTCTCGATGCAGGCGACCAACGAAGTGCCGCGTTAATGAAGGTCGTCTATCGCGATGAGATTCAGCACGTCGCCTTTGGCCTGCACTGGCTGCGACAGTTAAAACCCGACCACCTCTCTGACTGGGAGACCTACGAACAACATCTGCACTGGCCAGTGCGAGCTGCTCTGTCGGTCGGGGATACCTTCAACCGTGAGGGACGCAAGGAAACGGGAATGACTGACGAATTCATTGAGCAACTCTACCAGGCCGCTCAGACCGATCAGCCCCCCAATCAGAAGCCCAAGAAACTGGATTAG
- a CDS encoding DUF423 domain-containing protein produces MSCCSLNWSTIGAALGGLAVILGAFAAHGIDGYFAEKYAGQVKTVTGVEVPAAQKYLNDFKTGAQYQMYHSLALLAVGFAGVTSRKQKLLNIAGWCFLLGIIFFSGSLYVLTLSGQTFWGAIAPIGGTLLIVGWFSLAAGVCSCGGGSTIETDGPETPAST; encoded by the coding sequence ATGTCCTGCTGCTCTCTTAACTGGTCGACAATTGGCGCGGCCCTGGGTGGACTGGCCGTCATTCTAGGCGCCTTCGCTGCGCATGGAATCGATGGTTACTTTGCAGAAAAATATGCGGGCCAGGTAAAAACGGTGACCGGCGTCGAAGTGCCCGCTGCCCAGAAATACCTGAACGACTTCAAAACCGGCGCACAGTACCAGATGTACCATTCACTGGCGCTGCTGGCCGTTGGTTTTGCAGGTGTGACTTCGCGAAAACAGAAGCTGCTCAACATTGCCGGCTGGTGTTTTCTGCTGGGAATCATTTTTTTCTCCGGCAGTCTTTACGTTTTAACCTTAAGCGGTCAAACTTTCTGGGGAGCGATCGCGCCCATCGGGGGCACACTGTTGATTGTAGGCTGGTTTTCACTTGCGGCAGGCGTCTGTTCCTGTGGCGGTGGCTCAACAATTGAAACAGACGGCCCTGAGACTCCTGCCTCGACCTGA
- a CDS encoding sulfite exporter TauE/SafE family protein → MSVGLFDFLLISLAGGAIGFLAGMFGVGGGFLLVPILNIVLGVPMELAVGSSACQILGPATTSLLARKIKIRDLAFPLVITGGLFLGVIAGTSILEKAKNSAKIQLNGQPIIVADLVVLVVYFLMLLTLAIISLRSARRPDSELKDAIFKNRFLIPPVATFPNLFEGTLSIPVIAWFGLALGLISGLLGISGGILLLPMLIFGLGIPTHRAITCSLVIVWIVAFQSTIAHALHGNVSIEIVIALLLGGTIGARLGSDLNSRLKGLQLRQQFGWLLLSVALMIGIRLIYMLVS, encoded by the coding sequence ATGAGCGTGGGATTGTTTGATTTTCTGCTGATTTCGCTGGCCGGGGGCGCGATCGGCTTCCTGGCAGGCATGTTCGGTGTCGGGGGCGGTTTTCTGCTCGTCCCGATTCTGAATATCGTCCTGGGTGTCCCCATGGAACTGGCTGTCGGCTCCAGTGCCTGCCAGATTCTGGGACCGGCGACCACCTCTCTGCTTGCTCGGAAGATCAAAATCCGGGACCTTGCTTTTCCCCTGGTCATCACGGGAGGACTGTTCCTCGGCGTAATCGCCGGGACCAGCATTCTGGAAAAAGCAAAGAATTCCGCAAAGATCCAGTTGAACGGACAGCCGATTATTGTAGCGGATCTCGTGGTGCTGGTTGTCTATTTTCTGATGCTGCTGACACTGGCCATCATCTCCCTGAGAAGCGCACGTCGACCGGACTCAGAATTGAAGGACGCGATTTTCAAAAACCGCTTTCTCATCCCGCCGGTAGCTACTTTCCCCAACCTGTTCGAGGGGACGCTTTCCATTCCGGTGATCGCCTGGTTCGGATTGGCGCTCGGGCTGATTTCGGGCCTGCTGGGCATCAGTGGGGGAATCCTGCTGCTGCCCATGCTGATTTTTGGCCTGGGAATTCCCACACATCGCGCCATCACCTGCAGCCTGGTGATTGTCTGGATTGTGGCTTTTCAATCGACGATTGCCCACGCCCTGCACGGCAATGTCAGTATCGAAATTGTAATCGCTCTCCTGCTGGGGGGGACCATCGGCGCGCGACTGGGCTCGGACCTGAACTCCCGTCTCAAAGGCCTGCAGTTGAGACAGCAGTTTGGCTGGTTATTACTTTCGGTGGCTCTTATGATTGGAATACGGCTGATCTATATGCTGGTCAGCTGA
- a CDS encoding PLDc N-terminal domain-containing protein, translating to MFSIISLILFLFSLAFTVLYFVFWIWMLIDCLKYEPSEGNDKIIWAVVIILLQALGALLYYIVRRPERIKQTGQ from the coding sequence ATGTTCTCAATCATAAGTCTCATTCTATTTTTATTCTCACTGGCCTTTACGGTCCTTTATTTTGTGTTCTGGATCTGGATGCTGATTGACTGCCTGAAATACGAGCCCTCAGAGGGAAATGATAAAATTATCTGGGCCGTTGTGATTATTCTCCTGCAGGCACTGGGAGCCTTGCTGTACTACATTGTGCGTCGACCGGAACGAATTAAGCAGACGGGGCAGTAA
- a CDS encoding DJ-1/PfpI family protein: protein MAAKSILFLAGDYVEDYEIMVPFQALTMVGYQVDVVCPDKKAGDIIRTSIHDFEGDQTYSEKRGHNFTLNATFSEVNPDDYTGLLIPGGRAPEYIRLNERVLEITRSFFEADKPVAAVCHGLQLLAAAGVLKDRSCTAYPACGPEVNLAGGTYVETAIDGVHVDGNLVSSPAWPAHPQWLAAFLKVLGTKIEL, encoded by the coding sequence ATGGCAGCAAAATCAATTCTGTTTTTAGCCGGCGATTATGTCGAGGACTACGAAATCATGGTGCCTTTCCAGGCGCTGACGATGGTCGGTTACCAGGTCGACGTTGTCTGTCCGGATAAAAAAGCAGGGGACATCATCCGGACTTCGATCCACGACTTCGAAGGGGATCAGACGTATTCCGAAAAACGGGGACACAACTTCACCCTGAATGCGACTTTCTCAGAGGTCAATCCCGACGATTACACCGGTCTCTTGATTCCCGGCGGACGGGCTCCCGAATACATTCGTCTCAATGAGCGCGTACTTGAAATCACGCGCAGCTTCTTCGAAGCCGACAAACCGGTGGCCGCCGTCTGTCACGGGCTGCAACTGCTGGCAGCGGCGGGAGTACTCAAAGATCGCAGCTGTACTGCGTATCCTGCCTGCGGACCTGAAGTGAATCTGGCAGGTGGAACTTATGTGGAAACAGCCATTGATGGCGTGCACGTGGATGGAAACCTGGTTTCATCGCCTGCCTGGCCCGCTCATCCGCAGTGGCTGGCTGCTTTCCTGAAGGTACTGGGAACAAAAATCGAACTCTGA